The Bacillus oleivorans genome has a window encoding:
- the wecB gene encoding non-hydrolyzing UDP-N-acetylglucosamine 2-epimerase, whose translation MNRPIKVMTIFGTRPEAIKMAPLVLELKKRPEQFETIVTVTAQHREMLDQVLEIFGIETDYDLNIMKDRQTLVDITTRGLEGLDQIMKEAKPDIVLAHGDTTTTFISALAAYYNQIPVGHVEAGLRTWNKYSPYPEEMNRQLTGVMADLHFAPTEKSAENLRNENKQADSIFITGNTAIDALKTTVKEDYHHEIFDKIGSDRLVLMTAHRRENLGENMRSMFKAVKRIVENHEDVQVVYPVHLNPAVRETANDILGNDPRIHLIEPLDVIDFHNFLSRSTIILTDSGGIQEEAPSLGKPVLVLRDTTERPEGIEAGTLKLAGVEEDTIYNLAHELLTNEQEYEKMSKASNPYGDGQASARIAEAIRYYFKQTTEKPESFKA comes from the coding sequence ATGAATCGACCAATTAAAGTAATGACGATATTTGGGACAAGACCTGAAGCTATTAAGATGGCTCCGCTAGTCCTTGAATTAAAGAAAAGACCGGAGCAATTTGAAACGATTGTAACGGTAACCGCGCAGCACCGGGAAATGCTGGATCAGGTTCTTGAGATTTTTGGGATCGAAACAGATTATGACCTGAACATCATGAAGGATCGCCAAACGTTGGTTGATATCACAACAAGAGGACTTGAGGGTCTGGATCAAATCATGAAAGAAGCCAAGCCAGATATTGTGTTGGCCCACGGTGATACAACCACGACTTTTATTTCCGCTCTTGCTGCCTATTACAACCAAATTCCTGTGGGCCATGTGGAAGCAGGTTTGCGGACCTGGAACAAATATTCGCCATACCCTGAAGAAATGAATCGTCAGCTAACCGGAGTGATGGCTGATTTGCATTTTGCTCCAACGGAAAAATCAGCTGAGAATCTGCGCAACGAAAATAAGCAAGCGGATTCTATTTTTATCACGGGTAATACAGCAATCGATGCTTTAAAAACAACCGTTAAAGAAGATTATCACCACGAAATTTTCGATAAGATCGGCTCTGACCGGTTAGTGCTTATGACCGCACACCGCCGCGAAAATCTGGGCGAAAACATGAGAAGTATGTTTAAAGCGGTTAAACGAATTGTAGAAAATCACGAAGATGTTCAAGTCGTGTACCCGGTTCACTTAAATCCGGCTGTGCGTGAAACGGCCAATGACATCTTAGGAAATGATCCGCGCATTCATTTAATTGAGCCTTTAGACGTAATTGATTTCCATAACTTCTTATCACGCAGCACCATTATTCTCACAGATTCAGGCGGAATCCAAGAAGAGGCTCCATCACTTGGCAAACCAGTGCTCGTGCTGAGAGATACAACGGAACGTCCGGAAGGAATCGAAGCAGGTACTCTCAAGCTTGCCGGGGTAGAAGAGGATACCATTTACAATCTGGCACATGAACTTTTAACAAACGAGCAAGAGTACGAAAAAATGTCAAAAGCATCAAATCCATACGGTGACGGCCAAGCCTCTGCACGAATTGCCGAAGCGATCCGTTACTATTTCAAACAAACAACAGAAAAGCCGGAATCTTTTAAGGCATAA